cgcagtgagaaggagtatttgtttgaacatttaagtcggaaacaattttattgtaattgaaaataacattttttacaggtgttttatatttataacagataataggaacttcggagtttctgaaatatttaggcacagaatcaatgacacgtttatcacgaaatatactggtactcgatgaagtcaatacctttgttcatgaaataaattttaagaaaatgtctctcatggtcagattgggtgtcaatatgtggacggagaacatgttgtgtgtaactttgaataagatatgatacagtgtaaaacggatctgtttgaataacatgcTGGTCCGCTTCTTCGtctagctttttaagagactgtacagataaagatgtaagaccagaaagcattgaatgtctaccagagtttgaaagaattaaatcgaggtcagcaacagatatattgacttcagatttgcgtttaacattaccatttcgtctaattccacgagacctggatttacgtttcctaatatttaaaatagaaaagatatcgatatcagggtttttagagatattaccttcctgataaatattatcatttaagcccaacggaaacggtgactgtaaatttttaatccatttgaattctgctacgtgcctggctttaattttaaaactagatgtggaattagtatcatatacgatttgctctactggttgcattgttacctgatcaaatgtatgaccaaatttacgagtgttggtataaaaatgtagtaaacttgttccgactacgtattttgtatgaatgttcacggaaacgaatttttaaagaacgTCATGTTTGGCCAACATATTGAATACCACAATTGGgtgcgtttcaagtcagtacatatatcatgtgggacgtatttcaatcaacgtcagaattaagtaccacattaaaagttctgccgttaacgtttgaggtaattgtagacctgtgcgataaatgattgcaacaaccgcacctcttagaattgcatttgttaatagaacggtactctctacatctctgtggaaaatttgtatgtttaattttatatttcttcagtatAGTAGAAATTAAAGGTGATAGACAAATACGCAGATTATTACGAAAAACAGCTGGAGAATTTAAACTAGTACGTGGAATATAAACTGATTGAACAGAATGTAGCTTAAGTGGAGAAAGGCTAATCGATGGTGtatcatctcagtgttgttatattttctggtccttcgggatcattgatttcaactcgtcTGGATTTGAGGATTGAATACTGCTTGGGCCGGTGCTGggaggcgtgggcagtgttacTTTTTCCATTGCTGCCCATGAACGGACTGAATCGGGCCGAgtctacaattttcactgtttgccttgttctcggtgctttcgagggatctacttttcagattttatttgctacacaacgcagtacatattatgacgttcaatctttgaaagttatttgacaacgtttcagtcggaaatattttatcgtttttaaagcagataggaatacaTCAAAAGATCTAATATAatccggaaagtagatccctcggaagcgcCGAAAACGATGCAAGTGGTGAGGGTTGCGGACTCGGTTTGGTTGGGTCTGTTCGTGAGCAGTGGTGGAAGGTGCAAcgctgcccacgccccctagcgccGGCTTGGGCAGTGTTCAATCTTCGAATCTAGATGGGTTGAGGTCAGTGATCCCGAGggaccggaaaatataacaacgctgagAGGAAGTCGGGGCGACGTTATATACCCGTTTTCTATGGGGATgtgctttacaaacttcgtaagatcttgggtcatggtaatttttcaaatgtatttggtaaaattataaaacgttgtattaaaagaggttacgacccaattgttttgagacatactgcatgtttagtgttcaacccgtttacgcTTCCCtctgattgtgtctgacggaagagggggaggactctatgataagcagtttttaaatcctacaaggactgaactgttttgatatctgtcttctggcctgtttcgtcgggcccttaagtgtgtttctcttgttgctctgtcttctgaaaaggcattgagtacatacgtttttggttctaaaggtttgctttttatatatttttacacgagcatttttgtgttttacatgccgtgCCTtcttgtttccattacgtgtgttaagagattcacctgaaggggattacttttattaacactgtcccgtgtctttggaacacggtgggggtaagagtgaggttgggtgcgcaccataaaccggtttaagctccccagtggtgtttttgccactgaccgttccaaggcggtgccccactgtgttcctttttttgttcgttttgtccttgtgtgttgactttgtgtgcgcgcgtgtgtgtatgcttattgttcgtcttgtcctgatgtgttggctttgagtgtgtgtatgtgtgttgttcgttttgtcctgatgtgtaagctttgagtgtgtgtgtggtgcgcgcgtttgcgtgctggggggttcgttttgagtaggctgcgcttttggtgcgtggcactccctgtttgatatttcgctttgttagctcacctgagcaatgctaaggtgagtttttctgatcgctcgatgtccgtcgtctgtcaacatttagcttgtgtatgcgatagcggctgtatttttcaactaaacttcatgaatattggtcagaatgataaccttgatgaaatctaggccgagttcgaaaatgggtcatctcgggtcaaaaactaagtcactaggtcaaatcagagaaaaaccttgtgtatgcgatagaggctgtatttttcatttaatcttcatgaatattggtcagaatgataactttgatgaaatctaggccgagttcgaaagtgggtcatctccgttcaaaaactaggtcactaggtcaaatcaaagaaaaaccatgtgtatgcgatagaggcggtatttttcagttaatcttcatgaatattggtcagagtgataaccttgatgaaatctaagcagagttcgaaaatgagtcatctcagaaaaaaccttgtgtatgcgatagaggctgatttttcaattcttcttcatgaatattggtcagaatgataaccttgatgaaatctaggccaagttcgaaaatgggtcatttcgggtcaacaactaggtcactaggtcaaatcaaagaaaaaccttgtgtatgcgatagaggctgtatttttcaattgatcttcatgaattttggtcagaatgattgccttgatggaatctaggccgagcttgaaaatgggtcatctcgggtcaaaaactaggtcactaggtcaaatcaaagaaaaaccttgtgtatgcgattgaggcggtatttttcaattgatcttcatgaatttttgtcagaatgattaccttgatgaaatttaggccgagttcgaaaatgggttatctggggtcaaaaactaggtcactaggtcatatcacgtaaaaaccttgtgtatgagttagaggctgtatttttcaattgatcttcatgaattttggtcagaattattaccttgatgaaatttagaccaagttcgaaaatgggtcatctggggtcaaaagctaggtcactaggtcaaatcaaagaaaaaccttgtgtatgaagtagaggctgtatttttcaactgatcttcatgaaatttagccagaatgattaccttgataaaatctaggccgagttcgaaaatgggtcatctggggtcaaaaactaggtcacttggtcaaatcgaagaaaaacattgcgtatgcaatagaggatgtatttttcaattgatcttcatgaaattgccttgatgaattctaggtcgattttgaatatgggttatctgaggtcaaaaactaggtcactaggtcaaattaaagaaaaatcttgtgtatccGATAGAgactatttttttagctcacctgagcaatgctcaggtgagtttttctgatcgctcgatgtctggcgtccgtcgtccgtcgtctggcgtctgtcgtctgtcgtctgtcaacatttagcttgtgtatgcgatagaggctgtatttttcaattaatcttcatgaatattggtcagaatgataaccttgataaaatctaggccgagttcgaaaatggatcatctcgggtcaaaaactaggtcactaggtcaaatcaaagaaaaaccttgtgtatgcgataaaggctgtatttttcaatcaatcttcatgaatattgttcagaatgataaccttgatgaaatctaggccgagttcgaaaatgggtcatctcaggtcaaaaactaggtcactaggtcaaatcaaagaaaaaccttgtgtatgcgatagaggctgtatttttcaattgatcttcatgaatattggtcagaatgattgccttgatgaaatctaggccgagttcgaaaatgggtcatctcgggtcaaaaactaggtcactaggtcaaatcaaagaaaaaccttatgtatgtgatagaggctgtatttttcaactattcttcatgaatattggtcagaatgataatcttgatgaaatctaggcagagttcgaaaatgggtcatctcgggtcaaaaactaggtcactaggtcaaatcaaagaaaaaacttgtgtatgcgatagaggctgtatttttcaattgatcttcatgaatattggtcagaatgattgccttgatgaaatctaggccgagtttgaaaatgggtcgtcttgggtcaaaaactaggtcactaggtcaaatcaaagaaaaaccttgtgtatgcgatagaggctgtatttttcaatggatcttcatgaattttggtcagaatgattaccttgatgaaatgtaggccgagttcgaaaatgggtcatctcgggtcaaaaactagttcactaggtcaaatcaaggaaaaaccttgtgtatgcgatagaggctgtatttttcaactgatcttcatgaaatttagccagaatgattaccttgataaaatctaggccgagttcgaaaatgtgtcatctggggtcaaaaactaggtcactaggtcaaatcgaagaaaaacattgtgtatgcaatagaggatgtagttttcaattgatcttcatgaaattttgtctgagtgattgccttgatgaaatctaggtcgagtttgaatatgggttatctgaggtcaaaaactaggtcactaggtcaaattaaagaaaaatcttgtgtatgcgatagagactgtttttttcaattgatttttatgaaatttggtcaggatgattgccttaatgaaatctaggtcgaatttgaatatgggtcatctgagttcaaaaactaggtcacttggtcaaatcaaagaaaaaacttgtgtatgtgatagaggctgtatttttcaattgatcttcatgaattttggtcagaatgattgccttgataaaatctaggtcgagtttgaacataggtcatctagggtcaaaaactatgtcatatctaagaaaatgcttgttttatcgcaagagaccaattttttggtccaatgttaatgaaaattggtcagaatatttgtttccatgaaatcactaggtcaaacatgttttgcactgttatggtgtgtttcttaggtgagcgacctagggccatcttggccctcttgtttcaattgatttttatgaaatttggtcaggttgattgccttaatgaaatctaggtaggatctgaatatgggtcatctgaggtcaaaaactaggtcacttggtcaaatcaaagaaaaaacttctgtatgtgatagaggctgtatttttcagttgatcttcatgaattttggtcagaatgattgccttgataaaatctaggtcgagtttgaacatgggtcatctagggtcaaaaactaggtcatatctaagaaaatgcttgttttatcgcaagagaccaattttttggtccaatcttaatgaaaattggttagaatatttgtttccatgaaatcactaggtcaaacatgttttacactgttatggagtgtttcttaggtgagcgacctagggccatcttggccctcttgtttttaaaaaagtactGTTATCTTTAGGCAGATGAACAGAAGATGTAGAATGTAACCGAAGAGGTGAAAGAATTAATTTCGGTACTCTATTATATATACTcatgaaatgtaataattgtaataccattctgtgaaaagtggcgttcgggtagatcagtcatcagtttcaattcgttaaagtaaaatgttaagCGCCAGTAAAAAAGCGCTGGAGGTCCCAGAATACAAGAGGACGGGATAACTAGCATGGACCGGAATGTCAGTGAACACAGAACCTTCAACCTTATTTCTTGATTAAAGGTCAAACCGGAAAACACCCATTTGCTTTCCAgcaatgtttcaaaattatttaagaaaaaaaaaaaaaattatttaagaaaaaaaaaaaaaaaaaaagctgaaagtGAATGTGGGAAACGATAGATGTAGTGCCGAGCTTCAAGAAGCAATTAACAGCCTCTTGGTGAAGGTAAGCGGAGAAATTTGTGACAGGGTACGTGACTGTCAACAGCAGCGAGCTCAGGAGATTGGCAGGCAGATGGAAACTCTGAGAAGTGAGTTAAAAAATAAGATGAGcgatgataaactttttaacgtTGATGAAAAAATCCACCACCGGATAGAACAGAAAAAAGACGTTATCATCAGTCAACATGAAAAGAAACTGTCTTATCTGATTGACAATAGAAGCAAAAATCGCACGTCTAATAACGATAAAGATGAGATTCGTGTTGAACCACAATCTAATAACACATCAAAACGGAGACGCAATGGAAAGAAGACCGAAACAAAATCAACCAAAACCAACAAAAATACTTTCGGCAGAAGAACTAGCAAGCAGATTTCGAAAGTTAATGATGAATCCATTCATCAAAtgtcaaaaaacatgaaaacCCCGGGCCCACAGAAAACCTACGCAGAGGCCGTGAAAACCGGGGCAACACTGCAGGAGGACATGAAGACCGGGACAACACTGCAGGAGACAGTGCAGAACCTAGTGAAGGCAGTTACGAGTGTGGCAGCACTGCTGGAGGGAAGGGCCGACACGGCATAAATCGACAAAGGCGCTTCATCCGTGCTCCGGACAAAAAATCCTGGAGAAAAACGAAACGGCGGTTACAGAAAATACGGAAAGGAAAGGAGACAGTATTAAACTTATCGAGTAAAAAACTTAAAGACGATGACTACATACTTCTAGGTAAGGGGTTAAAATTTTGCCCGAAAACTAACTCGCATGATAAGCTTAAATTAGCAGAAAACATTTTTAGATTCAATCGCAGGCTTCGTCTAAAGGaatattttgcttcaaaaataataaatgacagCGAATGCGAGAGCGATGATAACAATGCAGATACAGATAATTATCATGGTCTTCCATTCTACAATAAATCTCAGTCATCTTTTACTCCTCCAGCTGGTCGCGATATGTACTTAGACTTTTATATAACAGCTGTTActgaagaaatattacagaattgtaacaagaaaagacgatatagtaatatttcaaaaactgaacTAGATTCGCTCAGAAAATTATCTCAAGATGAATCGATTGTTATCAAGAAAGCTGACAAATCTAATACAATTGTTATAATGAACACGGATGATTACAAGAAAGAGATTCTGAGGCAACTTAGTGAtggtaaatattatgaaaaacttaaacaagatccTAAAGATAATGTTCTTAAgaatatatctacatgtattgaaaatatagAAGAGACAAATAGTAATGTAACTAAGGAATTTGACATGTTTCCAGAGTCTGTTAGAACTCCGGTATTTTACGTGCTGCCGAAAATACATAAGACTCCCGACAGCAATCTACCGCTAAATTATCCCGGGCGACCCATTGTGTCGGCATGCAGCTCGCCCACggagaacatttcaaaatatcttgattatatACTCAAACCGCACATGATAAACTTACCGTCTTATATTAAAGACACAACTGACTTTATTGAAaagattaaaagtttcaaattcaaaagtAAGGCTACTTATTTAGTGACACTAGATGTTTCTTCTCTATACACAAACATACCGCACAGCGACGGAATAGacgcatgtaaatattttttggacGAGCATTGCCATGGAAGATTGAAAAGTGACGATGTCGCAAACCTCATTAAACTTGTTctgcaaaataattatttcaaatttgatgaagatttttatcTCCAAAAAATGGGTACTGCGATGGGCAGCTCAATGGCACCATCATACGCATCGTTATTtatgggaaaatttgaacaagacTTCCTTAGAAATCGAGATCTACAACCGACACTTTGGCTGCGTTTCCTGGATGATATTTTTATGGTGTGGGATCATTCCTTGGAAGAACTAGAACTTTTCATCAgagagttaaacagttttcatcctgacATAAAGTTTACGCATACTATTTCACAAGATTCGCTCTCGTTTCTAGATGTAAATATATCCAAGGGAGAGAATTTATGTGTCGAAACTAACATATATGTGAAAGAAACTAATAACCACCAGTACCTGGACTATACATCATGTCATCCCAAACAAATGTAAGAACGGTATTCCGTATAGTCAAGCAAAACGCTATAGACGTATAATATCAGATGATGACAAgttcaaacattcattatcacaGCTTCGTGAATTCTTCGTTGACAGAGGTTACCCACATGATGTGTTAGACCGTGCCTTCCAAAAAGTAGTCAATATATCTCAGCAAGAAGCTTTACAGACTCAAGTTGGGGACAAAAATAGTGTAATTCCTTTTACTATTGTGTATGATCCAGCGCTTCCACGTATTGGTAAcactattaataaatactggaGTATTTTGAACCTATCAAAAAGCTTTACAACTAAATCCGTTTATGAGAACTGTAAACCTGTTGTTGCCTATAGACGTCCGTAAAATTTACAAGACTATTTGATAAGTTCAGAGTTCAATAAGCAaagtgataaactttatctctcacAGAGATGTAATGGTAGCCGATGTTCGCATTGTACCAATATCGAAACAGGTTCAGAATTTACCAGTCAAATGACTGGTCAAGCATACAGTTTACACCATAACGTAAACTGTAAAAGTAActgtgtaatttatttgattacttgcaaaaaaatgtgacaaacagtatgtgggacaaactaagcaacctgtatcaaaacgcatgaacagtcaccgatttgatattaatagttttactgaccctactttttcctcaatggttgcatcacatttcaatttacgagatcattgcttaaaggacttttcttttatgcctattgatgttgtaAGAGATTACATTGATCGTCTctgcaaagaaacagtgtggatacataaactgaaaacgctctatccagatggtttaaattctaaagttttatttgatattaattgaccaatcaactaattgtattgatctacatgtagatatgtaatgccgagtatatcgttgttttttcctatttctgttttttatatacgtaagtataggaaattttgtataaacactatccgacaatttactcggtatgtttgttaaatccgtttaaaggaacgttatttttaatttatttaacattgtaaataatgtagatctaaactttgtatacattttaccgcctttttacgcgacgttgtttaacgacgtcacgtccgttgtttttattgtattcttccctgaggaaggcttaacgccgaaacttTGGgaaaagttaataattatctatgaacaaacgtacacgtgttgttgttgatttttcttatttgttaataaaattataagaaaatagGAAATATTGAATACAAGCAAGTAAACAAAATTATAGCAGGATTCGGTTTGATTGATGAGAGGTAATGATGCAtgcgtaaaacacgttttgatctctacgaacgaattcaattagctaaattatgattcagcggtgacgtcataaatgtatgacaaagtatgacgtcataataaaGTTAAGCTTgtaactcgtaacacagggtcggTCAACTAACCTAATTTGATTATTCTGTTCATCAATAATTTGCGAGCTGTTTGATagctagtttataaatacttctcaaaaatctaataaaaaagtaacaaatatctatacgttccattggctctgcaacactttctaaccatgggagtaaattgtaactgcatatgatccgaatgacgtattacgctgtaaatgtagtactgtaaaatgcgaattatttgcgttgtaagaattgaaataataaatctgttccaataattttatcagttaatagctacgcactcgtgatttaattattacgcatccaaactcctgcccatattttattaactgataaaatataggaacagatatattatttcttaattaaaggtCAAACCGGAAAAAATATCGAACAGAACACTCATTTGCTTTTCCAGCAATGTTTCaaagttatttaagaaaatagGAAATATGGAATACATGCAAGTAAACAAAATTATAGCAGGATTCGGTTTGATTGATGAGAGGTAATGATGCATGCGACACCCCTAGCACCAGTTTAGACGGAAATCTAATATTATAAAATAGACTGCATTCCAAACGTCAAgataataaaacatataacagCAAGGCGCCACGATGAAACATAAAATAGAAGAAAGTGGAACCAAACAATATGTCGCCCTTCAACCTCAATCAGTTCCAAAAGATATTTCATAGCTATTTTTTCTATCAAATCTGACTAAACTTCACACTAAAAATAACTGATTGCACATCGTTTATAGGGAGACAGGTTACTAACATATATATCAACAGTATATTTTCTCTGGTGCTCTTAGTCACTTGTAACTTAACGAAAACATCCCTTTATTTCTTCCAAAAAGATCAGATCTTTAATATGTGGACTTTAATATAGGTTGTTTTATTTAGACGTTAAGGGACATGAGTAGTTACATATAATTTAAATAGAACTGCCAGGCTTCTTAGAATAACCACTAGAGACATATTTATAATACGATTTCTATATAAACGAGCTTTTTGTGTCAGAAATAAtttgtcctctacctctgattcacgtggagAAGTCGGTAGTTACTTGCGGGGTACAGGTTTTCACTACTACAGAATTCAGGAAAACTGGTTTGGTTAAccgcccaccgttacataactgaatactgtttaaaaacggcgctaaaccaaaaaacaaactgaaaacataAGCACAAATGAATACAATAATAGAAAACAGGAGCAACCAACAGACACAAATAAGACGATTGTCAATGCTAAATAGAAGATACCAATTGTTTGGGGTTCAGaagatctaggtcaaggtcaagttgacattgaaactgaaaactgtatgtggtcagtagatgacccttaatgttttgTAGGGCACACGGTAAATATGTCAATGTCACTGTTACATAACTAAAACACTGATGGAAAACGGTGCTAACCCCAAAACAAACGTAATAATTATAGTTCTGCTTCTGTACATTTTGAGTGTTTATTGTGAACAGACAATTGAGAATAGAATCGCTCTTCTTGTCTGTGTCGCAAGCGTCAACCTAAATAAAATTCATCAACAGACCCAGTTTTCGAAGCTGCCTCTGACTTGTTGGTGTATTTGATATGGATGCAACAACTTTGTCAACATAATTTAGATTATGTAACAGCATTCAATAAACATAGCCAGTGTTCCTGATACTGAAACAAACTGATCGTCTTCAGTAACTGAAAGAAAGAATTATGTACACATTtgataatgaatttaatgaaacttcctaCACATGTTTTCCATGAAGTGCAATACGTGACAGAATGTTAGGGTCGGTACAGAAGGTCCTTTGATTGAGACAAAAATTAATGAATGTCTAATCTAGTCTTAttctatatatttgtttgtaGCATGAAATACTTcaacagtttgaaatatattcGTACGAAAATTTTTACACATGATCAACATGAAGTAAAGAAAAGCATCACATAACATTTAAGTAGTAGTTTAGGgcacttagaaaatttgagtagTTTACGGTATTTCAGAGTTAAATGCCTTTGGAGGGGCCTCcgtgcccgagtggttaaggtcgctgacttcaaatcacttgcccctcatcgatgtgggttcgagaatcactcggggcgttgaattcttcatgtgaggaagccatccagctggcttacggaaggtcggtggttctacccaggtgcccgctcgtgatgaaataatgcagggaggggcacc
The sequence above is a segment of the Mercenaria mercenaria strain notata chromosome 3, MADL_Memer_1, whole genome shotgun sequence genome. Coding sequences within it:
- the LOC128555908 gene encoding uncharacterized protein LOC128555908; this translates as MNTDDYKKEILRQLSDGKYYEKLKQDPKDNVLKNISTCIENIEETNSNVTKEFDMFPESVRTPVFYVLPKIHKTPDSNLPLNYPGRPIVSACSSPTENISKYLDYILKPHMINLPSYIKDTTDFIEKIKSFKFKSKATYLVTLDVSSLYTNIPHSDGIDACKYFLDEHCHGRLKSDDVANLIKLVLQNNYFKFDEDFYLQKMGTAMGSSMAPSYASLFMGKFEQDFLRNRDLQPTLWLRFLDDIFMVWDHSLEELELFIRELNSFHPDIKFTHTISQDSLSFLDVNISKGENLCVETNIYVKETNNHQYLDYTSCHPKQM